In the genome of Flavobacterium panacagri, one region contains:
- a CDS encoding HAD family hydrolase: MSQQCVIFDMDGVICHTNPHHVVAFEEFFKKYNIPYTQEEFEEHMYGKHNSYIMTHFFKRPIAGEELLKLEDEKEGMFREIYKDKVETIPYYMDFLNELKSRGFKTAVGTSAPRANLDLIANFLKLGEKMDSMMSSEDVTFHKPNPEVYLKSAERVGVSPSDCVVFEDSFSGVTAGLNAGMKVVGVLSTHTKEELPPCDFYINDYSEVNVDKILEILNSNK, from the coding sequence ATGAGCCAGCAATGTGTAATTTTTGATATGGACGGTGTGATTTGCCACACCAATCCGCATCACGTAGTCGCTTTTGAGGAGTTTTTCAAAAAATATAATATTCCGTATACTCAGGAAGAATTCGAAGAACATATGTACGGAAAACACAATAGTTATATTATGACGCATTTCTTCAAACGTCCAATTGCGGGAGAAGAACTTCTAAAATTGGAAGACGAAAAAGAAGGAATGTTCCGTGAGATTTACAAAGACAAAGTCGAAACGATTCCATATTACATGGATTTTTTAAACGAATTAAAATCCCGCGGTTTTAAAACAGCTGTTGGAACATCGGCGCCTCGTGCTAATCTGGATTTGATTGCTAATTTCCTGAAACTTGGAGAAAAAATGGATTCTATGATGTCTAGTGAAGACGTTACATTTCATAAACCAAATCCAGAAGTGTATTTAAAATCGGCAGAAAGAGTTGGGGTTTCTCCATCTGATTGTGTGGTTTTTGAAGATTCATTTTCGGGTGTTACAGCAGGATTAAATGCCGGAATGAAGGTTGTTGGCGTTTTGAGCACACATACCAAAGAAGAACTTCCGCCATGCGATTTTTATATTAATGATTATAGTGAAGTGAATGTAGATAAGATTTTGGAGATATTAAATTCTAATAAATAA
- a CDS encoding TolC family protein — translation MFLKTTNSTDDCFPRILLLFVMILAFNGLQAQEVHSVSLQEALKLAKENNKKILRSQLEVTLSEQNIKERKELRLPDVQLNGMYSRITNITEFKGNGFLNGKEVTKAIPEIYEVNSTFKMPIYAGNKINNAIKIANQENEIAKIKTEKTENDIELEVVANYLAIYKMMELQKIFEENIKEEKSRLKEVQSLQKHGTVTKNEVIRAELQLSDRELNALTNSKNIKIALHDLKTLIQIPENEEIAIDTTSSLDEMNGLDPYDYYMTKALQNEEMRIASQELDISKTELKMVKGNYLPSVHFFGNYGFYYPNYKFFPPNPYLYTLGQVGIEATFDLSSLYKNKTKMDQANTKIEWQKMQNEIVKEEIQDKLYKEHTQYQEILEKFVVVDKALDLANENYRIVKLKYLNQLVLITEMVDADNALLQAKYNKISTRLDAVLKHYELLHTAGMMPSEI, via the coding sequence ATGTTCCTTAAAACAACAAATTCTACAGACGATTGTTTTCCCAGAATCCTGCTGTTATTCGTAATGATATTAGCATTCAATGGCTTACAAGCGCAGGAAGTTCATTCGGTTTCATTACAAGAAGCTTTGAAACTGGCGAAAGAAAACAACAAAAAAATCCTTAGATCTCAACTGGAGGTCACGCTCTCGGAGCAAAACATCAAAGAAAGAAAAGAACTTCGACTGCCAGACGTACAACTAAACGGCATGTATTCCAGAATTACGAATATTACCGAATTCAAAGGAAACGGATTCTTAAATGGTAAAGAAGTTACAAAGGCGATTCCTGAAATTTATGAGGTCAACTCTACCTTTAAAATGCCAATTTATGCTGGGAATAAGATTAACAATGCCATCAAAATTGCGAATCAGGAAAACGAAATCGCTAAAATAAAAACGGAAAAAACCGAAAATGATATCGAACTGGAAGTGGTAGCCAACTATCTGGCGATTTATAAAATGATGGAACTTCAGAAGATTTTTGAAGAAAACATCAAAGAAGAAAAAAGCCGATTGAAAGAAGTGCAATCGCTTCAAAAACATGGAACGGTTACGAAAAACGAAGTTATTCGTGCCGAATTACAGCTTTCAGATCGTGAATTGAATGCGTTAACTAACTCCAAAAACATTAAAATCGCACTTCACGATCTGAAAACGCTGATCCAGATTCCGGAAAACGAGGAAATTGCAATTGATACAACATCAAGTTTGGACGAAATGAACGGCCTAGATCCGTATGATTATTATATGACTAAAGCTTTGCAAAACGAAGAAATGCGAATTGCAAGTCAGGAATTGGATATCAGCAAAACGGAATTGAAAATGGTTAAAGGAAATTATCTGCCAAGCGTTCACTTCTTTGGGAATTACGGTTTTTATTATCCGAATTACAAATTTTTTCCGCCCAATCCGTATTTGTACACTTTAGGGCAAGTGGGTATTGAAGCGACTTTTGATCTTTCTTCTTTGTATAAAAACAAAACCAAAATGGATCAGGCGAATACCAAAATCGAATGGCAGAAAATGCAGAATGAAATTGTAAAAGAAGAAATTCAGGACAAGCTTTATAAAGAACATACGCAATATCAGGAAATCCTTGAAAAGTTTGTTGTGGTTGACAAAGCGTTGGATTTAGCTAATGAAAATTACAGAATCGTAAAGCTGAAATACTTGAATCAACTCGTTTTAATTACTGAAATGGTCGATGCTGATAATGCTTTGCTTCAGGCGAAATACAATAAAATTTCTACGCGACTGGATGCGGTTTTAAAACATTACGAGCTGTTGCATACGGCAGGGATGATGCCTAGCGAGATTTAG
- a CDS encoding helix-turn-helix domain-containing protein — protein sequence MSYIGKKNSEARKLKGFTQEELAELSKVNLRTIQRIENSNNEPRGKTLELICEVLQIDKGELQDLKTSENNRIGAFVVNSIFLILLNLAITLTFSYLVMPVEADINSKFGAILLSFFIPFTIFYYTQKMKATERIFKFGICWMIYLTTLLYAQGFRGALAIGFGSWIFSCILIYFGVLFYGKVLFKSEK from the coding sequence ATGAGTTATATTGGCAAAAAAAATAGCGAAGCGAGAAAATTAAAAGGCTTTACACAAGAAGAACTGGCAGAATTGTCGAAAGTTAATTTGAGAACAATTCAAAGAATCGAAAACAGTAATAACGAACCACGTGGCAAAACGCTGGAATTAATTTGTGAAGTACTTCAAATTGATAAGGGAGAATTACAAGATTTAAAAACATCAGAAAATAATAGAATTGGAGCTTTTGTGGTCAACTCAATCTTTTTGATTCTTTTAAATCTTGCCATAACGCTTACGTTTAGTTATTTAGTGATGCCTGTAGAGGCTGATATTAATAGTAAATTCGGAGCGATTCTTTTAAGCTTTTTTATACCTTTTACCATCTTTTATTATACACAGAAAATGAAGGCCACCGAACGAATTTTTAAATTTGGAATTTGCTGGATGATATATCTTACGACCTTATTATATGCACAAGGTTTTCGTGGTGCGCTTGCTATTGGTTTTGGCTCATGGATCTTTTCTTGTATTTTAATCTATTTTGGTGTATTGTTTTATGGAAAGGTTTTGTTTAAATCAGAGAAATAA
- a CDS encoding MFS transporter produces the protein MEDKSIFKSWVPRWAIIIILFVCLLHSMILLGVYTSNVTYAASFLDIEPEDLQFAMCVTYGTLLATILIESRFSSFFPAKNYLMAVYSLIGITIVSSAYITNFSLFLIMRIAEGILMALPVITIRQLLIEQFNSKNAIIIGFSFYYGSLLLSTPFIMNIAVWFLDHYDWKYMLYVSGGLQVLNVFLILVTFRGHRITKKIPLYQIDWMSYFLVLTAILCGAYFFVYAEKKYWFDSSQMVLALMIALITGGLFIFKELLVKRPTFDFEVFKYANLRIGFLLFFLFYISRATLSLCHSAMFSIWNWDPSRVAGVQYINGLGNVIGLILAAFFLMKSVSTKIIFMIGFTLIAVFHFWFTFLFVPDVALSDIIIPYILQGIGVGFLFVPLILFTTSSVPANMAVSSGIVGVSGRFWGSTIGFCVMQNATVFLNKKHFFKLSQFVTGENPEAQQTIASTAQSFMAKGYSADNANTLALKKVFGTVAKQATLLADMEIYTIVGYGLVILIILIACNQHLRQTMTLVKSKIWIG, from the coding sequence ATGGAAGATAAAAGTATTTTTAAATCCTGGGTTCCAAGATGGGCAATCATCATTATTTTGTTTGTCTGCCTTTTGCATTCCATGATTTTATTGGGAGTTTATACGTCAAACGTAACGTATGCAGCGAGTTTTCTGGACATTGAGCCAGAAGATTTGCAGTTTGCGATGTGCGTTACGTATGGAACTTTGCTGGCAACGATTTTAATAGAAAGCCGATTTTCGAGTTTTTTCCCTGCAAAAAATTACCTGATGGCAGTTTATTCCCTAATTGGAATTACGATTGTTTCATCGGCGTATATTACCAATTTTTCTCTTTTTTTAATTATGAGAATTGCTGAAGGTATTTTAATGGCGCTTCCGGTAATTACGATCAGGCAATTGTTAATTGAGCAGTTTAATTCTAAAAACGCCATAATCATTGGTTTTTCGTTTTATTACGGTTCACTGTTATTGTCAACGCCTTTTATCATGAATATTGCGGTTTGGTTTCTGGATCATTACGACTGGAAATACATGCTGTATGTTTCGGGCGGCTTGCAGGTTCTGAATGTCTTTTTAATCTTAGTTACTTTTCGCGGGCACCGAATCACAAAGAAAATTCCGTTGTATCAAATCGACTGGATGAGCTACTTTTTGGTTTTAACAGCGATTCTTTGCGGTGCTTACTTTTTTGTTTATGCCGAGAAAAAATATTGGTTTGACTCTTCTCAAATGGTTTTAGCCTTAATGATTGCTTTAATTACAGGAGGTCTGTTCATCTTTAAAGAGCTTTTGGTAAAAAGACCTACTTTTGATTTTGAAGTTTTTAAATACGCCAATCTGCGAATTGGATTTTTATTGTTTTTCCTTTTCTATATCAGTAGAGCGACGCTGAGTCTTTGTCATTCGGCGATGTTTTCGATTTGGAATTGGGATCCATCGCGCGTTGCGGGCGTGCAATACATCAACGGACTAGGAAATGTAATTGGACTTATTTTAGCTGCTTTTTTCCTGATGAAATCGGTTTCTACAAAAATCATTTTTATGATTGGTTTTACGTTGATTGCGGTGTTTCATTTTTGGTTTACATTTCTGTTTGTGCCCGATGTAGCTTTGTCAGATATTATTATTCCATACATTTTGCAAGGAATCGGAGTAGGGTTTTTATTTGTTCCGTTGATTCTGTTTACCACCTCTTCGGTTCCTGCAAATATGGCGGTTTCTTCGGGGATTGTGGGTGTTTCAGGACGTTTCTGGGGAAGTACAATTGGTTTTTGCGTCATGCAGAATGCAACCGTATTTTTAAATAAAAAGCACTTTTTTAAACTAAGTCAGTTTGTAACTGGAGAAAATCCCGAAGCGCAACAAACCATTGCTTCAACAGCACAGAGTTTTATGGCAAAAGGATATTCTGCAGATAATGCGAATACTTTGGCGTTAAAAAAAGTCTTTGGAACAGTTGCCAAACAAGCTACTTTATTGGCTGATATGGAAATTTACACCATTGTAGGTTATGGTTTAGTGATTTTGATTATTCTAATTGCCTGTAATCAGCATTTGAGACAGACTATGACTTTGGTTAAAAGTAAGATTTGGATTGGCTAA
- a CDS encoding 3-keto-disaccharide hydrolase produces MFKKSIFVVILLYILNSCAVQQKSLEMNDWYAFTKSNTAQQEPSKVYEFKDGMIRMYGEDLGCLMTKKSYKNFELTLEYRWNMEEKYKMKGTKNSGVMYNIPLDASDKIWPKGIQFQIKENVTGDFIFLDQVTAKVNGKLVEAGASVVSPKFLANENPFGEWNSVVIKSFNGKITQYLNGKLVNECTEASTIEGKISLNYERSPIDFKNIRIKSISKE; encoded by the coding sequence ATGTTCAAAAAATCAATTTTTGTTGTTATTCTTCTTTACATTTTAAACTCATGCGCTGTTCAGCAGAAAAGCTTAGAAATGAACGACTGGTATGCTTTTACAAAATCAAATACCGCACAGCAGGAACCCTCAAAAGTATATGAATTTAAGGATGGAATGATTCGTATGTACGGAGAAGATCTTGGTTGCTTAATGACCAAAAAAAGCTATAAAAACTTTGAGCTTACATTAGAATACCGATGGAATATGGAAGAAAAATACAAGATGAAAGGCACGAAAAACAGTGGCGTTATGTACAATATTCCCTTAGATGCATCGGATAAAATCTGGCCAAAAGGAATTCAGTTTCAAATAAAAGAAAACGTTACGGGCGACTTTATATTTTTAGATCAGGTAACAGCAAAAGTAAACGGAAAACTGGTTGAAGCTGGCGCAAGTGTTGTTTCTCCAAAGTTTTTAGCCAATGAAAATCCGTTTGGTGAATGGAATTCTGTAGTTATTAAATCTTTCAACGGAAAAATCACGCAGTATTTAAACGGAAAATTAGTAAATGAATGCACGGAAGCTTCAACCATTGAAGGTAAAATTTCTTTGAATTATGAGCGTTCGCCAATTGATTTTAAAAACATTAGAATTAAAAGTATTTCAAAAGAGTAA
- a CDS encoding helix-turn-helix domain-containing protein, producing the protein MDISEEIFIANLGIHIRQLREKKGLSQQALADDCDIPKTQIGRIERAKINTTIKTLIKIANALDIEPKELLDFSSK; encoded by the coding sequence ATGGATATTTCAGAAGAAATCTTTATTGCAAATCTTGGGATTCACATTCGTCAATTGCGTGAAAAAAAAGGTTTATCTCAACAAGCTTTGGCTGATGATTGTGATATTCCTAAAACTCAAATAGGAAGAATAGAAAGAGCTAAAATAAATACTACAATAAAAACCCTTATAAAAATCGCCAATGCTTTAGATATTGAACCTAAAGAATTGCTTGATTTTTCTTCGAAGTAA
- a CDS encoding HlyD family secretion protein, whose amino-acid sequence MVKIKNETRRNKTFHILITIIACVLVISGVILGIWFYVFNRNHEETNDAQVEQYVTPIMSRITGYVQEVRFNENQFVHKGDTLVVIDNREYKSKLDVALADVQYAEQNSVVAEKNAVNTASATAINEAQLDAAKSNLWKTKLEYERYKALVSEEAATSQQLEKVRADYEAAQAHFQEMKNRIHSATLSTSVAEANVPTTQTNIASKQALADNAALFLSYTIITAPYDGWVGKRTLQPGQLVKEGQSLLSIVSKEKWITANFKETQLQYLTVGQDVEIKADAVSDKTFMGTIASLSPASGARFSLLPPDNATGNFVKIEQRIPVRIQLKDNDKQTDFLRAGMNITVIAAH is encoded by the coding sequence ATGGTTAAGATTAAAAATGAAACTAGAAGAAACAAAACGTTTCATATACTAATAACAATTATTGCGTGTGTGCTTGTTATAAGCGGTGTTATTTTAGGAATTTGGTTTTATGTGTTCAACAGAAACCACGAAGAAACCAATGACGCGCAGGTCGAACAATATGTAACGCCAATTATGTCGCGTATTACAGGTTATGTGCAGGAAGTTCGTTTTAATGAAAACCAGTTTGTGCATAAAGGCGATACTTTGGTTGTGATTGATAATCGTGAATATAAATCGAAACTGGATGTGGCTCTTGCCGATGTTCAGTATGCAGAACAAAATAGCGTTGTGGCAGAGAAAAATGCTGTAAACACAGCTAGTGCAACAGCAATTAATGAAGCGCAATTAGATGCAGCAAAATCAAATCTTTGGAAAACCAAACTGGAATACGAAAGATACAAAGCTTTGGTAAGTGAAGAAGCGGCAACTTCGCAGCAATTAGAAAAAGTCCGCGCTGATTACGAAGCTGCTCAGGCGCATTTTCAGGAAATGAAAAACAGAATTCATTCGGCTACTTTAAGTACTTCTGTTGCTGAAGCGAATGTTCCAACAACACAAACAAATATTGCATCCAAACAAGCCTTGGCTGATAATGCGGCATTATTTCTTTCGTATACAATCATTACAGCGCCTTATGACGGCTGGGTTGGAAAACGAACTTTACAGCCTGGACAATTGGTAAAAGAAGGGCAGTCTCTATTGTCAATTGTAAGCAAAGAAAAATGGATTACAGCCAATTTTAAAGAAACACAATTACAATATTTAACTGTTGGACAGGATGTTGAAATTAAAGCTGATGCTGTAAGTGATAAAACTTTCATGGGTACAATTGCTTCTTTATCGCCTGCGAGTGGGGCAAGATTTTCATTGCTTCCTCCAGATAACGCAACAGGGAACTTCGTAAAAATTGAGCAAAGAATTCCAGTTCGAATTCAGTTAAAAGACAACGACAAACAAACCGATTTTTTAAGAGCGGGAATGAATATCACTGTGATCGCAGCACACTAA
- a CDS encoding AbiH family protein, protein MPKILITGNGFDLNIGLPTSYNDFIKILRHIEKNNDYSFESIFSNSSNYNQISKNYTPFNIDQIELNKLKTTLEHNLWFQFFKDEFEIETWIDFETKIEYVLKILFSSVNYLKKNIFSKGSLPNNDMTYEMKLFNNDIEIIQVLNRFKIIEFDGYYYIKLNSNFLINKYDHFIDIDLDKITKNLNQQLIEFKLIFNYYFEVFVFPLYQNLNIKIEKKLFSNIDKHYTFNYTPTFERIYNKGNITSFLHGKINSKENQIVLGINEIPLDENIDKKFFLPFTKYFQKLNSNTDYVFIKEYEKEKQENYLFFFWGHSLDKSDEDYINEVFDFVINLKSKTKKIIVIHHNETSKSRLLINLLNIRGKKDIQELMRSKTLIFTDINGEELKRELNLNIKREIKTTVIPY, encoded by the coding sequence ATGCCAAAAATATTAATCACAGGTAATGGATTTGATTTAAACATCGGCTTACCGACATCATATAATGATTTTATCAAAATACTAAGGCACATAGAAAAAAATAATGATTATAGTTTTGAATCTATCTTTTCAAATAGCAGTAACTATAATCAAATTTCAAAAAACTACACCCCATTTAACATTGATCAAATAGAGTTAAACAAACTAAAAACAACACTTGAGCATAATTTATGGTTCCAATTTTTCAAGGATGAATTTGAAATCGAAACTTGGATTGACTTTGAAACGAAAATAGAATACGTTTTAAAAATTCTCTTTTCTTCGGTAAACTATCTTAAAAAGAATATTTTTTCAAAAGGGTCACTTCCTAATAATGACATGACTTATGAAATGAAATTATTCAATAATGACATTGAAATAATTCAGGTTTTAAACAGATTTAAGATTATTGAATTTGACGGATATTATTATATAAAACTAAATTCTAACTTTTTAATTAATAAATACGATCATTTTATAGACATCGATTTAGATAAAATAACAAAAAATCTTAACCAACAATTAATCGAATTTAAACTAATCTTTAATTATTATTTCGAAGTATTCGTTTTTCCTTTATATCAAAACTTAAATATTAAAATTGAAAAGAAATTATTCAGTAATATTGATAAACATTACACTTTCAATTACACACCAACTTTTGAAAGAATTTACAACAAAGGAAATATTACAAGTTTTCTTCATGGCAAAATAAACTCTAAAGAAAACCAAATAGTTTTAGGTATTAATGAAATTCCTTTAGACGAAAATATTGACAAGAAATTTTTCTTACCTTTTACAAAATACTTTCAAAAACTTAATAGCAATACAGATTATGTCTTCATAAAAGAATACGAAAAAGAAAAACAAGAAAATTACTTGTTCTTCTTTTGGGGTCATTCCTTAGATAAATCTGATGAAGATTACATTAATGAAGTTTTTGATTTTGTAATTAACCTGAAGTCAAAAACAAAGAAGATTATTGTAATACATCATAATGAAACATCTAAATCTCGTCTTTTAATAAATCTTCTTAATATCAGAGGAAAAAAGGATATCCAAGAACTTATGCGAAGTAAAACTTTAATTTTTACTGATATCAATGGAGAAGAATTAAAAAGAGAATTAAATTTAAACATAAAAAGAGAAATTAAAACCACAGTAATCCCTTACTAA
- a CDS encoding helix-turn-helix transcriptional regulator, whose translation MEHSGQKLDKYYIRKVDADKKSIYCHHDLMGELFIPPHRHQKAQLLYAEGDVVFVTTETKTYFLPARHFIWIPSGVEHSIEPKSESVTMRNLYFPVEKDEDDFYKVEGIYPVNNLLLQMMLFTNRWNGDLKKGTPNFTIAKAIKAILPQICTNNLPLELPQPKDKRLGKILRHVENNLGETILFADVAHEFGYSERSLYRLFQKDLGMSFIQYYTIRRILKAIELLLERKLSVKEVAEEVGYNSVPTFSNTFFKILGQRPSDYLNGEEILERK comes from the coding sequence ATGGAACATTCTGGTCAGAAACTCGATAAATACTACATCAGGAAAGTAGATGCCGATAAAAAAAGCATTTATTGCCACCACGATTTGATGGGAGAATTGTTTATTCCGCCACACAGACATCAAAAAGCACAGCTCTTATATGCGGAAGGCGATGTTGTTTTTGTAACGACGGAAACCAAAACTTACTTTTTACCAGCGCGACATTTTATCTGGATTCCGAGTGGAGTGGAGCATAGTATCGAGCCGAAATCGGAAAGTGTTACGATGCGAAATCTATATTTTCCGGTTGAAAAAGACGAGGATGACTTTTATAAAGTAGAAGGAATTTATCCAGTCAATAATTTGTTATTGCAAATGATGCTTTTTACGAATCGCTGGAATGGTGATCTTAAAAAAGGAACTCCAAACTTTACAATTGCCAAGGCTATAAAAGCGATTCTTCCACAAATTTGCACCAACAATCTGCCTTTAGAATTACCACAGCCAAAAGACAAACGATTGGGAAAAATCCTTCGTCATGTTGAAAATAACCTTGGAGAAACGATTCTGTTTGCTGATGTGGCACATGAATTTGGTTACAGCGAACGCTCGTTGTATCGCTTGTTTCAAAAAGATCTTGGCATGTCATTTATTCAATATTATACCATCCGTAGAATCTTAAAAGCGATTGAACTTTTATTAGAACGGAAACTTTCAGTAAAAGAGGTAGCTGAAGAAGTTGGTTACAACAGTGTTCCGACTTTCAGCAACACTTTCTTCAAGATTTTGGGACAAAGACCTTCTGATTACTTAAACGGGGAAGAGATTTTGGAAAGAAAATGA